One part of the Lycium ferocissimum isolate CSIRO_LF1 chromosome 8, AGI_CSIRO_Lferr_CH_V1, whole genome shotgun sequence genome encodes these proteins:
- the LOC132067957 gene encoding probable sulfate transporter 3.3, whose product MEENRVIDMTAMEVHKVVPPPHRSTLQKLKNRLKETFFPDDPLRQFKGQPLKQKLILGAQYVFPILEWGPNYTFNLFKSDVVSGLTIASLAIPQGISYAKLANLPPIVGLYSSFVPPLVYAVLGSSRDLAVGPVSIASLVLGSMLREVVSPTKDPILFLQLAFTSTFFAGLFQASLGFLRLGFIIDFLSKATLIGFMAGAAVIVSLQQLKSLLGITNFTKQMAIVPVLSSVFHRTNEWSWQTILMGFCFLVFLLLTRHISMRKPKLFWVSAGAPLLSVILSTLIVFAMKGQKHGISIIGKLQEGLNPPSWNMLHFSGTYLGLVIKTGIVTGILSLTEGIAVGRTFAALKNYQVDGNKEMIAIGLMNIVGSSTSCYVTTGAFSRSAVNHNAGSKTAVSNIVMAVTVMVTLLFLMPLFQYTPNVVLGAIIVTAVIGLIDIPAAFQIWKIDKFDFLVMLCAFLGVIFISVQDGLAIAIGISILKVLLQITRPKTVMLGNIPGTGIYRNLDHYKEAMSVAGFLILGIEASINFANATYLKERISRWIEDYEAEGEKTKKQSGLRFVVLDLSGVSAIDTSGVSLFKDLSTVLEKKGLEFVLVNPIGEVLEKLQRAEETKDMMRPDCLFLTVEEAVASLSSTIKYQIPDHV is encoded by the exons ATGGAAGAGAACAGAGTTATAGACATGACAGCTATGGAGGTACACAAAGTTGTTCCTCCACCACATAGAAGCACtcttcaaaaactcaaaaacagGCTTAAGGAAACCTTCTTCCCTGATGACCCTTTGCGCCAATTCAAAGGCCAACCACTCAAACAGAAGCTCATTCTTGGTGCTCAGTATGTTTTCCCCATACTTGAATGGGGTCCTAATTACACCTTCAACTTGTTCAAATCTGATGTTGTCTCTGGCCTCACCATTGCTAGTCTTGCCATTCCTCAG gGAATTAGCTATGCGAAACTGGCTAACTTACCTCCAATTGTTGGTCTTT ATTCAAGTTTTGTTCCTCCACTTGTTTATGCTGTTCTTGGAAGTTCAAGGGATCTAGCAGTAGGTCCAGTTTCAATTGCATCACTTGTATTAGGATCCATGCTGAGAGAAGTGGTGTCCCCCACTAAAGATCCAATCTTGTTCCTTCAACTTGCTTTCACTTCTACTTTCTTTGCTGGCCTTTTCCAAGCTTCTTTAGGCTTTTTAAG ACTTGGCTTTATTattgattttctttcaaaagcaaCACTGATTGGATTTATGGCTGGAGCTGCTGTTATAGTGTCACTGCAACAACTCAAGAGTCTTCTTGGCATCACAAATTTTACCAAACAAATGGCGATAGTGCCTGTTCTAAGTTCTGTTTTCCACAGAACTAATGAG TGGTCTTGGCAAACTATATTAATGGGGTTCTGCTTCTTGGTATTCCTCTTATTGACCAGACACATT AGCATGAGAAAGCCAAAGTTATTTTGGGTGTCAGCGGGAGCCCCTCTTCTTTCCGTCATTCTCTCTACCCTTATTGTCTTTGCAATGAAAGGTCAGAAGCATGGTATCAGCATT ATTGGAAAATTGCAAGAAGGATTAAACCCTCCATCATGGAACATGTTACATTTCAGTGGAACCTACTTGGGACTTGTGATCAAAACTGGAATTGTCACTGGCATCCTTTCACTCACT GAAGGAATAGCAGTGGGGAGGACTTTTGCTGCTTTAAAGAACTACCAAGTGGATGGAAACAAAGAGATGATTGCTATTGGGCTCATGAACATTGTTGGTTCCTCTACTTCCTGCTATGTCACAACTG GTGCATTCTCACGGTCAGCAGTGAACCATAATGCAGGAAGCAAAACAGCAGTGTCTAACATAGTAATGGCAGTTACCGTGATGGTGACACTCCTTTTCCTCATGCCCCTCTTCCAATACACCCCCAATGTTGTGCTTGGGGCCATCATCGTTACTGCTGTTATTGGCCTTATCGACATCCCTGCTGCTTTTCAAATCTGGAAGATCGATAAATTCGATTTCCTAGTCATGTTATGTGCATTCTTGGGAGTCATTTTCATTTCTGTTCAAGATGGTCTTGCCATTGCA ATTGGAATATCAATTTTAAAGGTGTTGTTGCAAATTACAAGACCAAAAACAGTGATGTTAGGAAATATACCTGGTACTGGAATTTATAGAAACCTTGATCATTATAAGGAAGCCATGAGTGTTGCTGGTTTTCTCATTTTAGGCATTGAAGCTTCAATCAACTTTGCCAATGCAACTTATCTTAAAGAAAG GATTTCAAGATGGATAGAAGACTACGAGGCAGAGGGAGAAAAAACCAAGAAACAGTCAGGGCTTAGATTTGTTGTCCTTGATTTGTCTG GTGTGAGTGCCATTGATACAAGTGGAGTCTCATTGTTCAAGGATTTGAGTACGGTACTGGAAAAGAAAGGCCTTGAG TTTGTATTGGTGAATCCAATAGGAGAAGTACTGGAAAAACTACAGAGGGCTGAGGAAACCAAAGATATGATGAGACCAGATTGCCTTTTCTTAACAGTTGAAGAAGCAGTTGCTTCACTTTCCTCAACAATAAAATACCAGATACCAGACCATGTCTGA